The genomic interval GGCTCGACAGCTGCTTGAGGGCGCTGTCTAGATCCTGCTGTCCGATGGTGACACCGGACAGACGTAGGGCAATGCCGAAAGGCGAAAACTGGCTCATCAGGACCGTCCGGCAGTGGCCGCAAAGAGCGCGATGGCGGCGGCGTTGGAAACGTTGAGCGACTTGATCGGGCCCGGCATATCGAGCTTGACCATTTCGTCGCAGAGCTCGCGGGTGCGCAGACGCAGGCCCTTGCCCTCGGCACCCATAACGATGGCCAGAGGTTGATCGCTGGAGCGGGGCTTGAGCTGATGTTCTGATTCAGAGTCAAAGCCGAGCACTAACATGCCGCGTGCCTTGAGCTTTTCGAGCGCGTCGCCGAGGTTGCGGACCTCGATCATGGGCACGAGATCGAGTGCGCCGGAGGCCGATTTGGCCATGACGCCGGTTTCGCGCGGAGAGTGGCGGGCGGTCGTGATGACGGCATCGGCGCCGAAGGCACAGGCGGTGCGCAGGATGGCGCCGACATTGTGCGGGTCAGTGATCTGATCGAGCACAACCACCAGCTTGAGTGGCTTGATGTCGTCGAGACCGAAGCGGCTGACCGGATCGACCTCAAGGGCTGCGCCCTGGTGCACGGCCTCATCGCCCAGCAGGCGATCGAGTTCCTTGGGCGTGGTTTCCTTGACGGGAACCTTGCCGATTTCGCCGGTCTCCTTGAGGCGCATCAAGGCGTTTGGCGTGACCCGCAGAACCTTCTTGGTGCGGTTCTTGTTGTCCAGCGCAGCGCGCACAGTATGCAGGCCATAAAGATAGACCGGACCGGTATCGGGATCGTATTTGGGTTTGGGCGGAAATTTGTTGAAGCTCATGGGCCAGCCGTAGCGCCTTTGGGCAAAGCCAGC from Devosia sp. 2618 carries:
- the rlmB gene encoding 23S rRNA (guanosine(2251)-2'-O)-methyltransferase RlmB is translated as MSFNKFPPKPKYDPDTGPVYLYGLHTVRAALDNKNRTKKVLRVTPNALMRLKETGEIGKVPVKETTPKELDRLLGDEAVHQGAALEVDPVSRFGLDDIKPLKLVVVLDQITDPHNVGAILRTACAFGADAVITTARHSPRETGVMAKSASGALDLVPMIEVRNLGDALEKLKARGMLVLGFDSESEHQLKPRSSDQPLAIVMGAEGKGLRLRTRELCDEMVKLDMPGPIKSLNVSNAAAIALFAATAGRS